Proteins encoded within one genomic window of Gloeobacter kilaueensis JS1:
- the fabF gene encoding beta-ketoacyl-ACP synthase II encodes MEKKRVVVSGVGAVTPIGNTAADYWQGLVTGRSGIDRISLFDSSRHSVQIAAEVKNFDPLLYLTPKEVKRTVRFSQMAIAASKQAIADANFTIDELNSEQVGVIIGTGTGGMDWLELQDGILREQGPGRVSPFMVPLFIPNMAAGLTAIQLGAKGPNSCTVTACASGSNAIGDAFRLIQYGEAQAMICGGTEAAITPLVVAGFATARAMSTRNDDPAHASRPFDSERDGFVIGEGAGILLLEELQCALARGARIYAEIVGYGMTCDAYHMTSPTPAGEGAARAIRLALKDASVFPEQVSYINAHGTSTPLNDSTETQAIKSALGEEAARRTAISSTKSMTGHLLGGSGGIEAIATALAIYHDTAPPTINLQNPDPTCDLDYVPNQARSMPVEVALSNSFGFGGHNVTLVLRKFRP; translated from the coding sequence ATGGAAAAGAAGCGGGTGGTGGTGAGCGGGGTCGGGGCGGTGACGCCCATCGGCAATACGGCGGCGGACTACTGGCAGGGTTTGGTGACGGGCCGCTCAGGCATCGACCGGATTAGCCTCTTCGACTCCTCTCGGCACAGCGTTCAGATCGCCGCCGAGGTCAAAAATTTCGATCCGCTCCTGTACCTGACGCCCAAAGAAGTGAAGCGGACCGTGCGCTTCTCGCAGATGGCGATCGCCGCCAGCAAGCAGGCGATTGCCGACGCCAACTTTACGATCGATGAACTCAACAGCGAGCAGGTCGGCGTGATCATCGGCACCGGCACCGGCGGCATGGACTGGCTCGAACTGCAAGATGGCATCCTGCGCGAACAGGGACCGGGGCGGGTCTCGCCTTTTATGGTGCCGCTTTTTATTCCAAACATGGCCGCCGGTCTCACCGCTATCCAACTGGGGGCCAAAGGACCCAACTCCTGCACCGTGACCGCCTGCGCCTCCGGCTCAAACGCGATCGGCGACGCCTTTCGGCTCATCCAGTACGGTGAGGCCCAGGCAATGATCTGCGGCGGCACCGAAGCGGCGATCACCCCCCTGGTGGTGGCCGGTTTTGCCACCGCCCGCGCCATGTCCACCCGCAACGACGATCCGGCTCACGCAAGTCGGCCCTTCGACAGCGAGCGCGACGGCTTTGTAATTGGCGAAGGAGCGGGCATTCTCCTGCTCGAAGAACTCCAGTGTGCCCTGGCGCGGGGGGCACGCATCTACGCAGAGATCGTCGGCTACGGCATGACCTGCGACGCCTACCACATGACTTCGCCGACTCCGGCAGGCGAGGGTGCCGCCCGCGCCATTCGCCTCGCCCTCAAGGACGCGAGTGTATTTCCCGAGCAGGTGAGCTACATCAACGCCCACGGCACGAGCACCCCCCTCAACGACTCCACCGAGACCCAGGCGATCAAGAGCGCCCTGGGTGAGGAGGCGGCCCGCCGCACCGCCATCAGCTCCACCAAGTCGATGACCGGCCATCTTCTGGGCGGTTCCGGCGGCATCGAGGCGATCGCGACGGCCCTCGCCATCTACCACGACACCGCACCGCCCACGATCAACCTCCAAAACCCCGATCCGACCTGCGACCTCGACTACGTGCCCAATCAGGCCCGCTCGATGCCGGTCGAGGTGGCACTTTCCAATTCCTTCGGCTTCGGCGGCCACAACGTCACCCTCGTCCTGCGCAAGTTCCGCCCTTAA
- a CDS encoding SOS response-associated peptidase — MCGRFALYSSAEELAEAFALSELPPVAARYNIAPTQPVVAIRSDASGERRAVFLRWGLIPAWAKDPTIGNRLINARAETIAEKPAFRSAFKYRRCLIPASGFYEWQRTGNKKQPFYIHPHGDRPFAFAGLWEHWQEPGGSELETCTILTTAANQQTKAIHDRMPVILESQSYELWLDTSVQKPQVLLPLLVPYSAGQIEIYPVSTAVNNPANDGPLCLQRA; from the coding sequence ATGTGCGGTCGTTTTGCGCTTTATTCTTCTGCCGAGGAGCTTGCCGAGGCGTTTGCCCTCAGCGAGTTGCCGCCGGTTGCAGCTCGCTACAATATCGCTCCAACGCAGCCGGTAGTGGCGATCCGCAGCGATGCCTCCGGTGAGCGCCGGGCTGTGTTTCTGCGGTGGGGTCTTATTCCTGCCTGGGCCAAAGATCCGACGATCGGCAATCGGCTCATCAACGCCAGGGCCGAAACGATTGCCGAAAAGCCTGCCTTTCGCTCTGCCTTCAAGTATCGTCGCTGCTTGATCCCGGCCAGCGGCTTTTACGAGTGGCAACGGACAGGCAATAAAAAGCAGCCTTTTTATATTCACCCTCATGGCGACAGACCCTTTGCCTTTGCCGGGTTGTGGGAACACTGGCAGGAGCCGGGAGGCAGCGAACTGGAGACCTGCACGATCTTGACCACGGCTGCCAACCAGCAGACAAAAGCGATCCACGACCGGATGCCTGTGATTTTAGAATCGCAAAGCTACGAGCTATGGCTGGATACGAGCGTTCAGAAGCCCCAGGTGTTGCTACCTTTGCTGGTGCCGTATTCTGCAGGGCAAATAGAGATATACCCGGTGAGTACCGCTGTCAACAATCCCGCCAACGACGGTCCGCTGTGTCTGCAGCGCGCCTGA
- a CDS encoding zinc-dependent alcohol dehydrogenase family protein, with the protein MLVQAIEQFGGPEQFKLQQWPKPEPGPGSVLVRVRATSVNPADYKIRRYGPPFAPALPAVLGMDVAGVIEAVGSGVSAFKPGDEVYGCAGGVKGLGGTLAQYLLTDPALLALKPESLGFQEAAALPLVTITAWEALFDRAQIAPGQNVLIHAGTGGVGHIGVQLARWRGAKVFTTISSLAKAEIARSLGADVAINYREQSVEEYVAQHTGGRGFDVVFDTIGGDNLDRSFAAARLNGTVVSISTNRSHDLSPMHAKGLTLHAVFMLIQMIHNLNRQHHGEILTQVAALVDAGKLRPLIDAQRFSLAEIALAHSYLESGRATGKVVVAVP; encoded by the coding sequence ATGTTGGTGCAGGCAATCGAACAGTTCGGCGGTCCGGAACAATTCAAGCTGCAGCAATGGCCAAAGCCAGAACCAGGGCCGGGTTCTGTCCTGGTGCGCGTCCGGGCCACAAGCGTCAACCCCGCCGACTACAAGATCCGCCGCTACGGGCCGCCCTTTGCCCCAGCCCTACCGGCTGTGCTGGGCATGGACGTAGCCGGAGTGATCGAAGCGGTCGGTTCAGGGGTGAGCGCTTTCAAGCCGGGCGATGAAGTGTACGGCTGTGCCGGTGGCGTCAAAGGACTGGGCGGCACCCTTGCCCAGTACCTGCTCACCGATCCGGCGCTGCTCGCCCTCAAACCTGAATCTCTGGGCTTTCAAGAGGCAGCGGCGCTGCCTCTGGTGACGATCACCGCCTGGGAAGCCCTCTTCGATCGCGCCCAGATCGCACCGGGACAGAATGTGCTCATTCACGCCGGTACCGGCGGTGTCGGGCACATCGGCGTGCAACTGGCCCGCTGGAGGGGCGCAAAAGTCTTTACCACGATCTCCTCCCTCGCAAAAGCGGAGATCGCGAGGAGCCTCGGAGCCGATGTCGCGATCAACTACCGCGAGCAGAGCGTCGAGGAGTACGTCGCCCAGCACACCGGTGGCCGGGGCTTCGATGTTGTCTTTGACACCATCGGCGGCGACAACCTCGATCGCTCGTTTGCGGCGGCCCGCCTCAACGGCACAGTCGTCTCGATCTCGACCAACCGCAGCCACGATCTAAGTCCCATGCACGCCAAAGGGCTCACCCTCCACGCCGTCTTTATGCTCATCCAGATGATCCACAACCTCAACCGGCAGCACCACGGCGAGATTCTCACCCAGGTAGCCGCCCTGGTGGACGCGGGCAAATTGCGGCCCCTCATCGACGCTCAGCGCTTCTCACTCGCTGAGATCGCTCTCGCCCACAGTTATCTTGAAAGCGGCAGGGCGACGGGCAAGGTCGTCGTCGCTGTTCCTTGA
- the miaB gene encoding tRNA (N6-isopentenyl adenosine(37)-C2)-methylthiotransferase MiaB, which translates to MPSTSTRPKTACLVTFGCQMNKADSERMAGALCHLGYRIVEETDSADLVLFNTCTIRDNAEQKVYSYLGQQVRRKRRNPEITLVLAGCVAQQEGERLLRRVPELDLVMGPQHVNRLADLLERVAEGEQVVATEPIEIFEDITKPRRDSAVTAWVNIIYGCNEGCTYCIVPSVRGREQSRTPEAICQEIWQLGEQGYKEVTLLGQNIDAYGRDIGTNLAALLRSIHSAPGIERIRFATSHPRYFSDELIATCAELPKVCEHFHIPFQSGDNEVLRRMARGYTHQSYRAIIDKIREQMPDAAISADLIVGFPGESEEQFLGTLDLVEAIGFDALNTAAYSPRPGTAAARWSGQLDDDTKQDRLQRVNRLVAAVAQSRSQRYLGRKEQVLIEQASPRDPEQVVGRTRTNRLVYCKGAIDALRGQLVDVRIDEARAFSLSGQLV; encoded by the coding sequence ATGCCCTCAACTTCCACCCGGCCCAAAACGGCCTGTCTTGTCACCTTCGGCTGCCAGATGAACAAGGCCGATTCGGAGCGGATGGCCGGTGCCCTCTGCCACCTTGGCTATCGAATTGTCGAAGAAACTGACAGCGCCGATCTGGTACTGTTCAATACCTGCACGATCCGCGACAACGCCGAGCAGAAGGTCTATTCGTATCTGGGCCAGCAGGTCAGGCGCAAGCGGCGCAATCCTGAGATCACGCTGGTACTGGCCGGTTGTGTCGCCCAGCAGGAGGGCGAGCGGCTGCTGCGGCGGGTGCCGGAGCTGGATCTGGTGATGGGGCCGCAGCACGTCAACCGCCTCGCGGATCTGCTGGAGCGGGTGGCCGAGGGCGAGCAGGTGGTGGCCACCGAACCCATCGAAATCTTTGAGGACATCACCAAGCCCCGCCGCGACAGCGCCGTCACCGCCTGGGTCAACATCATCTACGGCTGCAACGAGGGCTGCACCTACTGCATCGTGCCCAGCGTGCGCGGGCGCGAGCAGTCGCGCACCCCGGAGGCAATCTGCCAGGAGATCTGGCAGTTGGGCGAGCAGGGCTACAAGGAAGTGACGCTGCTCGGCCAGAATATCGACGCCTACGGTCGCGACATCGGTACCAACCTGGCCGCCCTGCTGCGCTCGATCCACAGCGCGCCCGGTATCGAGCGCATCCGCTTTGCCACCTCCCACCCCCGCTACTTCAGCGACGAGCTGATCGCCACCTGTGCCGAGCTACCAAAAGTCTGCGAGCACTTTCATATTCCGTTTCAGTCGGGCGACAACGAAGTGCTGCGGCGGATGGCACGCGGCTACACCCACCAGAGCTACCGGGCGATCATCGACAAGATTCGCGAGCAGATGCCCGATGCCGCCATCAGCGCCGACCTCATCGTCGGTTTTCCCGGCGAGAGCGAGGAGCAGTTTCTGGGCACCCTCGATCTGGTCGAGGCGATCGGCTTCGATGCGCTCAATACCGCCGCCTACTCGCCCCGCCCCGGCACCGCCGCCGCCCGCTGGTCCGGCCAGCTCGACGACGACACCAAACAGGACCGCCTCCAGCGCGTCAACCGGCTGGTGGCCGCAGTTGCCCAATCGCGCTCCCAGCGCTACCTGGGGCGCAAAGAACAGGTGCTCATCGAACAGGCCAGCCCCCGCGACCCTGAGCAGGTGGTGGGCCGCACCCGCACCAACCGCCTGGTCTATTGCAAAGGTGCCATCGACGCATTGCGCGGCCAGCTCGTAGACGTCCGCATCGACGAGGCGCGGGCCTTTTCCCTCAGCGGCCAACTGGTCTGA
- the nadD gene encoding nicotinate (nicotinamide) nucleotide adenylyltransferase — translation MGGKLCIFGGTFNPVHRGHLAMARAACKQFDLDRLLWVPAGQPPHKPLLGNATIDDRLEMVRLAIASEAGMELSPIDAHRPGPAYAIDTLELLDRAYPETCWYWLLGEDSLIDLPGWQRASELIGRCHWLVAARQNNSRLEGQLVELRERYRAQFSPLAHFWCAISSTGVRERIAQGLAIDDLVPGAVAAYIHRHHLYTAHPR, via the coding sequence ATGGGCGGCAAGCTCTGTATCTTCGGCGGCACCTTCAATCCGGTCCACCGGGGGCATCTGGCGATGGCCCGCGCCGCCTGTAAGCAATTCGACCTCGATCGCCTGCTGTGGGTACCGGCGGGACAGCCGCCCCACAAGCCCCTGCTGGGCAACGCCACGATCGACGACCGCCTGGAGATGGTCCGCCTCGCTATCGCCTCCGAGGCGGGCATGGAGCTGTCGCCCATCGACGCCCATCGGCCTGGCCCGGCCTACGCGATCGACACTCTGGAACTATTGGACCGCGCCTACCCCGAGACCTGCTGGTACTGGCTCCTGGGCGAGGACAGCCTCATAGATCTGCCGGGCTGGCAGCGCGCCTCTGAGCTGATCGGGCGCTGCCACTGGCTGGTCGCCGCCCGCCAGAACAACTCCCGCCTTGAGGGTCAGCTTGTGGAGTTACGGGAGCGTTACCGGGCGCAATTTTCGCCCCTCGCCCATTTTTGGTGCGCCATCTCCTCGACCGGGGTGCGCGAGCGGATAGCTCAGGGACTTGCGATCGACGATCTGGTACCGGGAGCGGTCGCCGCCTACATCCACCGGCACCACCTCTATACGGCGCACCCCCGTTAG
- a CDS encoding FAD-dependent oxidoreductase, with the protein MKRRRLLGAATLIAATNNRAAAQSTRSRPLARVQVSFERIVRTVVGLRPYRPTGFVLRSEVYGDKVIVHNYGHGGGGVSLSWGTAQLATDLAAATGRDRYAVLGCGAVGLATARLLQDRGFAVTIYAAELPPQTTSNIAGAQWSPVSVFEPEKISPAFSEQFVLASQLSYRYFQNLVGDHYGVRWIENYYLGEQPDRSFIDYVRREGIVSLYPDIVSLQPGDHAFAARYVTRFMTMLIEPPVYLNAVLRDFLLRGGTVRVQRFADRKQILALEEATIVNCTGLGAKSLFVDDELIPIKGQLSVLLPQPEIDYLTLAPDALYMFPRRDGILLGGTFERGVGSPEVNEPARTRIVGAHAQIFAQMHERLPDCRAGLFQPKGAAHPESGRL; encoded by the coding sequence ATGAAAAGACGCAGGCTGCTGGGGGCAGCAACTTTGATCGCAGCGACGAACAACCGGGCCGCTGCCCAGTCCACCCGATCCCGCCCGCTCGCGAGAGTCCAGGTCTCCTTCGAGCGGATCGTCCGCACCGTCGTCGGCCTCAGGCCCTACCGCCCGACCGGCTTTGTCCTCCGCTCAGAGGTCTACGGCGACAAGGTGATCGTTCATAACTACGGCCACGGCGGCGGCGGGGTCTCTCTAAGTTGGGGAACAGCCCAACTGGCAACCGATCTGGCAGCAGCTACCGGCAGGGACCGCTACGCCGTCCTGGGTTGCGGCGCAGTCGGCCTTGCCACCGCCCGCCTGCTACAGGACCGGGGCTTTGCCGTCACGATCTACGCTGCCGAGTTGCCTCCCCAGACAACCTCCAACATCGCCGGAGCCCAGTGGTCGCCCGTCAGCGTCTTCGAGCCTGAAAAGATTTCCCCAGCTTTCAGTGAGCAGTTTGTTCTCGCTTCCCAGCTGAGCTACCGCTACTTTCAAAATCTAGTGGGCGATCACTACGGCGTGCGCTGGATCGAGAACTATTACCTGGGCGAGCAGCCGGATCGGAGCTTTATCGACTACGTGCGCCGCGAGGGGATTGTCTCCCTCTATCCCGATATTGTCTCGCTACAGCCGGGAGACCATGCTTTTGCCGCCCGCTACGTCACCCGCTTTATGACGATGCTCATCGAGCCGCCCGTCTACCTCAACGCCGTGCTGCGCGACTTTCTGTTGCGCGGTGGGACAGTGCGGGTGCAGCGATTCGCCGACCGCAAGCAGATACTTGCCCTGGAGGAAGCGACGATCGTCAACTGTACCGGCCTCGGGGCTAAGTCCCTCTTTGTAGACGACGAATTGATACCGATCAAAGGCCAGCTCTCGGTGCTGCTGCCCCAACCGGAGATCGACTACCTGACCCTCGCACCGGATGCACTCTACATGTTTCCGCGCCGCGACGGCATCCTGCTGGGCGGCACCTTCGAGCGCGGCGTCGGTTCGCCCGAGGTGAACGAGCCGGCCCGCACCCGGATCGTGGGTGCCCATGCCCAAATCTTTGCCCAGATGCATGAAAGATTGCCAGATTGCCGTGCAGGGCTGTTTCAGCCTAAAGGTGCGGCACACCCGGAATCTGGACGCCTTTGA